Genomic window (Jatrophihabitans sp.):
CACCGGCACCCGCCAGGTCGTGCTCGCCCTCGGCACGCCGCGGCTGGCCTACGAGACCGTGGTCGCCAGCCACACCGGCGCCGAGCCCAGCAAGCTGCACGTGTTCACCGACGCCAGGACCGGCGCGCTGGCCTACTCCTACGACGAGGTCAGCCACGGCACCGGCACCGGCAAGTGGAACGGCCCGAACCCGCTGACCATCGACACCAGCCACCCCACCACCACCACCTGGACGATGACCGACCCGATCCGTCCGGGCATCTCCTGCCGCAACTACAGCGGCGGAGCGGTGCTCTCGGGCTCCGATGACGTGTGGGGCAACGGCGTCGGCACCAACATCGAGACCGGCTGCGTGGACAGCCTGTTCGGCGTCCAGACCCAGTGGAAGATGCTGGCCAGCTGGCTCGGCCGTAACGGCATCAACGGCACCGGCGGCGGGTTCCCCGTCCACGTGGGCCTCAATGACACCAACGCATTCTGGGACGGCACCAAGGTCGCGATCGGCAAGAACAACGCCGGCGAGTGGATCTCGGCCATAGACGTGGTCGGCCACGAATACGGCCACGGTATCGACGCCAACACCCCCGGCGGCATCGGCTCCTCCGCGGTCGCCGAGTTCACCGCCGACGTCCTGGGAACGACGACCGAGTGGTACTCCAACCAGGCCGCCGCCTATGACCCGCCGGACTACACCATCGGCGAAGAGGTCAACCTGGTCGGCAACGGGCCGATCCGCTACATGTACAACCCGTCGCTGGCCGGTCACCCGAACTGCTACTCCAGCTCGATTCCCACCACCGCGACCCATGCCGCGGCCGGTCCGGGCAACCACTGGTTCTACCTGCTCGCCGAAGGCACCAACCCCACCAACGGCCAGCCCACCAGCACCACCTGCAACGGCTCCACCGGCCTGGTCGGCATCGGCATCCAGACCTCCGCCAAGATCTTCTACAACGCCATGCT
Coding sequences:
- a CDS encoding M4 family metallopeptidase, translating into MAVTGVALTSSSATAAPGPKASPSALAAASAARLVASKAAALHVSNHDAFIAREVVSTPEGLQYVPYDRTYKGLPVVGGDFVVVTDATGKVLSTSVAQERAINVATSAARTPAQAAAAARAHAKGKVIDSVTGTRQVVLALGTPRLAYETVVASHTGAEPSKLHVFTDARTGALAYSYDEVSHGTGTGKWNGPNPLTIDTSHPTTTTWTMTDPIRPGISCRNYSGGAVLSGSDDVWGNGVGTNIETGCVDSLFGVQTQWKMLASWLGRNGINGTGGGFPVHVGLNDTNAFWDGTKVAIGKNNAGEWISAIDVVGHEYGHGIDANTPGGIGSSAVAEFTADVLGTTTEWYSNQAAAYDPPDYTIGEEVNLVGNGPIRYMYNPSLAGHPNCYSSSIPTTATHAAAGPGNHWFYLLAEGTNPTNGQPTSTTCNGSTGLVGIGIQTSAKIFYNAMLAKTSGMTYFRYRTQTLNAAKNLTPGNCTNFNKVKAAWDAVSVPAQTADPTCSTTGGVTVANPGAKSGTVGTATSQQMTASGGTAPYSWTASGLPAGLSINASTGLISGTPTTAGTYNVNVTATDAASASGSAAFTWTISGTGGGCTAPGQKLGNPGFETGSAAPWSASAGVIDNSTGQP